The following are encoded in a window of bacterium genomic DNA:
- a CDS encoding PspC domain-containing protein, with the protein MEQGEMKKCPYCAEMIKTEAIKCRFCGSDLRERSSKPSPKATGYWYRVNKGKRIAGVCTGIAREFNSEQLTLPLRLFFILTTVFYGFGFIVYIVLWLLMPAPVDEPERRVRHKAPAPPVHDDNYFEPDQSSGHTREKPQNIALSVILMLAGAMLLFVALSKGHFAIPFMGRFGFPHIMPYNPFIWTRWFPGFTTMFILGGVILLLIGGVRFVRFFLGCGFIVVGSILLLVFVPFMPKIFLIPVFGVLAMVLIVVGGIKLIFSLLGSGR; encoded by the coding sequence ATGGAACAAGGGGAAATGAAAAAATGCCCGTACTGCGCGGAGATGATTAAAACCGAAGCCATCAAATGCCGTTTCTGCGGCAGTGACTTGAGAGAAAGATCATCGAAGCCCTCCCCGAAAGCCACCGGATACTGGTACCGCGTGAACAAGGGGAAGCGTATCGCGGGTGTATGCACCGGAATCGCCCGTGAATTCAACTCGGAACAGCTTACCCTGCCGCTCAGGCTCTTTTTTATCCTGACCACGGTCTTTTATGGGTTCGGATTTATCGTCTATATCGTATTATGGCTCCTCATGCCCGCGCCGGTCGACGAACCCGAACGGAGAGTCCGTCATAAGGCTCCTGCCCCTCCTGTCCATGATGACAATTATTTCGAGCCTGACCAGTCATCCGGTCATACCCGGGAGAAACCGCAGAATATCGCTCTGAGCGTTATTCTCATGCTCGCCGGTGCCATGCTCCTTTTTGTTGCGCTCTCGAAAGGCCATTTTGCAATTCCCTTTATGGGGCGCTTCGGTTTTCCTCATATCATGCCTTATAACCCGTTTATCTGGACGAGATGGTTTCCCGGATTTACGACAATGTTCATTCTCGGAGGGGTGATACTTCTTCTGATCGGCGGTGTACGGTTCGTCAGGTTTTTTTTAGGGTGCGGTTTTATCGTGGTCGGGTCGATTCTGCTCCTCGTCTTTGTACCCTTTATGCCCAAAATTTTCCTGATTCCGGTTTTCGGGGTTCTGGCCATGGTGCTTATCGTTGTCGGTGGAATAAAGCTGATTTTCAGTCTCCTGGGTTCGGGCAGATGA
- a CDS encoding PspC domain-containing protein translates to MEEETMKKCPYCAEMIRAEAIKCRYCGSDLVKRGINLDFLSTPGHWERINEGKIIAGVCTGIAEQLDSPILIMPLRLFFIITTIFYGFGLILYVILWLLMPSPTDFAGRGTMPGKPVQKEAHPADESEVKAEETVTITDEEPQTEEPRDDYTEIPVENESPDKPVSERRMMISLVIAGIVVMGVLFAARFYMHGIEALMGVTLPPLFVLTGFAVVVIMLVVAGSQCSFMKRCGVTEGI, encoded by the coding sequence ATGGAAGAAGAAACTATGAAAAAATGCCCCTACTGCGCGGAAATGATCAGGGCAGAGGCGATCAAGTGCCGCTACTGCGGCAGCGATCTTGTCAAGCGCGGTATCAACCTGGATTTTCTTTCCACTCCCGGTCACTGGGAGAGGATAAACGAAGGTAAAATAATCGCCGGAGTATGCACCGGTATTGCAGAGCAGCTCGATTCGCCCATACTCATCATGCCGCTCAGGCTGTTCTTCATCATCACCACGATTTTTTACGGATTCGGGCTGATTCTCTACGTCATTCTGTGGCTGCTCATGCCGTCCCCCACCGATTTTGCCGGGAGAGGAACGATGCCGGGAAAACCCGTTCAGAAAGAAGCACATCCGGCCGATGAATCTGAAGTGAAGGCGGAAGAAACGGTCACGATCACCGACGAGGAACCGCAAACTGAAGAGCCGCGTGACGACTACACGGAAATCCCGGTCGAGAACGAATCGCCCGACAAGCCGGTGAGCGAACGGCGCATGATGATTTCCCTTGTAATCGCCGGAATTGTCGTCATGGGAGTGTTATTCGCGGCGCGCTTCTATATGCACGGCATCGAGGCGCTCATGGGAGTCACCCTGCCTCCGCTGTTTGTACTCACCGGGTTCGCTGTGGTAGTGATCATGCTGGTGGTGGCAGGTTCGCAGTGCTCTTTCATGAAACGCTGCGGTGTCACTGAAGGTATATGA
- the rfbD gene encoding dTDP-4-dehydrorhamnose reductase, whose product MKIVVTGSKGMLAGDLIPRLERSGFPVAGFDMPGHDITRPEELRRDLEAEHPDMVINCAAYTAVDRAETEQEAAFRVNRDGAASCADACSRLGIPLIHISTDFVFDGSLDRPYRENDATGPLSIYGRSKCEGEEAVRAGLTEHIIVRSAWLFGVHGGNFVKTILRNAREGKELRVVDDQTGCPTWAGDLAYALTGIALFVRTRPGESPWGTYHFCGAGQTTWCGFARAVIEEAGRYEQLAVCSVQPITSDMYPAPARRPSWSVLDTGKISGVFGIEPLEWREGLKAMLGELYCC is encoded by the coding sequence ATGAAAATCGTCGTGACAGGAAGCAAAGGTATGCTTGCCGGCGATCTTATTCCGCGCCTTGAGCGGTCCGGTTTTCCGGTTGCCGGATTCGACATGCCCGGCCACGATATCACCCGCCCTGAAGAATTACGCCGTGATCTCGAAGCCGAACACCCCGATATGGTGATCAACTGCGCTGCCTATACCGCCGTTGACAGGGCGGAAACCGAGCAGGAAGCGGCGTTCAGGGTAAACCGCGACGGTGCCGCTTCCTGCGCCGATGCATGCAGCCGTCTCGGCATCCCGCTCATACATATATCCACCGATTTCGTGTTCGACGGCTCCCTTGACCGGCCGTACCGTGAGAACGATGCCACCGGACCGCTCAGTATTTACGGAAGAAGCAAGTGCGAAGGCGAGGAGGCAGTCCGGGCAGGGCTGACCGAACATATCATCGTCCGCTCCGCATGGCTGTTCGGCGTGCACGGCGGCAACTTCGTGAAAACCATCCTCAGGAACGCCCGTGAAGGGAAGGAACTGCGTGTTGTCGATGACCAGACCGGCTGCCCCACATGGGCCGGGGACCTCGCGTATGCACTGACCGGCATAGCCCTGTTTGTCCGCACACGGCCCGGCGAGAGCCCCTGGGGAACCTACCATTTCTGCGGCGCGGGACAGACCACCTGGTGCGGTTTCGCCCGGGCGGTCATTGAAGAGGCGGGACGGTACGAGCAGCTTGCGGTATGTTCGGTGCAGCCGATTACATCCGATATGTACCCGGCTCCGGCGCGGCGCCCTTCCTGGTCGGTTCTCGATACCGGAAAAATCAGCGGCGTTTTCGGCATTGAACCGCTGGAGTGGAGGGAAGGCCTGAAAGCCATGCTCGGCGAGCTCTATTGCTGCTGA
- the rfbC gene encoding dTDP-4-dehydrorhamnose 3,5-epimerase, with product MRCTPSKTFPEVVIIEPDVYKDSRGYFLETYRLDRYSDSGVPVQFVQDNLSVSRRGTLRGLHYQLARPQGKLIYTVEGEIFDVMADIRKGSPMFGKWQGIVLSADNHRQLYIPEGFAHGFCVTSERACIMYKCTDFYDPSSERGIIWNDPSLAVAWPVEHPVLSPKDSRYPTLGELPEDDLPVYSPPVENP from the coding sequence ATGAGATGCACGCCATCGAAAACATTCCCCGAGGTTGTTATCATCGAACCCGATGTGTATAAGGATTCGCGGGGATATTTTCTCGAAACCTACAGGCTGGACAGGTACAGTGATTCGGGCGTCCCTGTTCAATTTGTCCAGGATAATCTTTCCGTTTCGCGCAGGGGGACTCTCCGCGGTCTCCATTACCAGCTTGCGCGGCCGCAGGGAAAGCTTATCTATACGGTCGAGGGGGAGATTTTCGATGTCATGGCCGATATCAGGAAAGGCTCGCCCATGTTCGGGAAATGGCAGGGAATCGTGCTCTCCGCCGACAATCACCGTCAGCTCTATATCCCCGAAGGATTCGCCCACGGGTTCTGCGTGACGAGCGAGCGGGCGTGCATCATGTACAAGTGCACCGACTTCTACGATCCCTCATCTGAGCGGGGCATCATCTGGAACGATCCATCCCTTGCCGTTGCATGGCCTGTCGAACACCCCGTTCTTTCCCCAAAGGACAGCCGTTATCCGACCCTCGGTGAGCTGCCCGAAGACGATCTGCCGGTATACAGCCCTCCGGTCGAAAACCCATGA